In the Arenicella chitinivorans genome, CCGGTGTGATGCGCGGTGGTGAAAAACGCAATACAATTCCTGGGTGTGCCGATGCCTATATTGATTTGCGGTTTCCGGATCAAGCTGCCGGCGAAGGCTTGCAGGCGAAAATTAAGACGATCGTTGATTCACCCAGTACCTCGAATCAGCGCTTCGCCGATTTGCCGCATACCGAGATGTGGAGTGTTTTACATCGCCCCGCAAAGCAACCGCACCCAGCTGTAGATGCATTAATCGCTGAGATCATGATGATATCGGCGTCGCTCGGTGACGCCGTGATCGGGACTGTGTATTCCGGCGGTGGGACCGATGGTTCGATCGCGCAACACGCGGGTTTACCAACCGTCGATAGTCTTGGTGTTGATGGTGGCGGGGCGCATTCGTCGCGCGAATTCTCGAGCATTGAAAGTCTGGTTGCTCGCAGTAAGCTGGCCGCGATTGTATTGGCGCGTCAGATACAAACTGCGCCGTAGCGATCAAAGTCGCTGATGTCATCTGCACGAAACCTATTCTTCGTATTCATCCTTCTTACCCAAACCAGTTGCGCGGCAACAGATCTTATGAGTAACGAATCAAACACAATCGAAATTCAACATGGCAACGGTAATGTAAAGCACGCGGTCATCTGGTTACATGGTCTGGGCGCCACAGCAGATGATTTTCCACCGGTGGTGCCTGAGCTGGGATTGACAGATCAACCCGCGATACGGTTTGTGTTTCCGCAGGCCCCTGTGCGGCCCATCACCATCAATGGTGGCATGCCGATGCCGGGCTGGTACGATATCAAAGGAATGGACATCAAAGATAAACAGGACGCGGTCGGCATGGCAGAGTCGCAAGCCACGCTTGATGGATTGATTCAGGCGCAAATTGACGCCGGCGTTCCGAGTGAGAATATTATTGTTGCCGGGTTTTCACAGGGTGGCGCGGTCGCGTATTTTACCGCTATCCGCAGCCAGTACAGACTCGGCGGCATTCTGGCATTGTCGACCTACTTGCCGTTTATGGAGCAATCCGAGGCCGAGCAATCTGGTGAAAATCTCAATACGCCAATCTTTGCCAGTCACGGTACGAGTGACCCGGTGGTGCCATTGGCGCTGGGAGCTGGCAGCGTGACACACTTGCAAGCCTTGGGATATCAGGTTGAGTGGCATGAGTACCCCATGGAGCATAATGTAATTCTGCCGCAGATCCGAGCTATTGGTGCTTGGATTAATCGCGTATTCAGCGACTGAGGCACAGACTGTTTAG is a window encoding:
- a CDS encoding alpha/beta hydrolase — its product is MSNESNTIEIQHGNGNVKHAVIWLHGLGATADDFPPVVPELGLTDQPAIRFVFPQAPVRPITINGGMPMPGWYDIKGMDIKDKQDAVGMAESQATLDGLIQAQIDAGVPSENIIVAGFSQGGAVAYFTAIRSQYRLGGILALSTYLPFMEQSEAEQSGENLNTPIFASHGTSDPVVPLALGAGSVTHLQALGYQVEWHEYPMEHNVILPQIRAIGAWINRVFSD